Genomic window (Saccharothrix australiensis):
CGCGACCCTGGAGGGCTTCCGCCGCGAGGACGTCGACGCGTACGCGCTGGAGTCGCAGCGGCGGGCGGCGCGGGCGCGCGCCGAGGGCCGGTTCGACCGGTCGCTGGTGCCGGTGGTGGACCGCAACGGGGTCGTGGTGCTCGACCACGACGAGGCGATCCGGCCGGACACCACGGCGGAGGGGCTGGCCGCGCTGAAGCCGTCGTTCGCCTTCCACGGCGACCTCGGGTTCGACGCGGTGGCGATCGACCGCTACCCGACCGTGGAGCGCATCGACCACGTGCACACGCCGGGCAACTCGTCGCAGATCGTGGACGGCGCGGCGGCGATGCTGATCGGCGGCGAGCGCGTCGGCCGCGACCTCGGCCTCACGCCGCGCGCCCGGATCGCGTCCGTCGCGGTGGTCGGCACGGAGCCGACGGTCATGCTCACCGGTCCCGCGCCGGCGGCCCGCAAGGCGCTGGACCGGGCGGGGCTGTCGGTGGAGGACGTCGACCTGTTCGAGGTCAACGAGGCGTTCTCGTCGGTGGTGCTGAAGTTCCGGCGGGAGCTGGACCTGCCGGCGGAGAAGGTCAACGTCAACGGCGGCGCGATCGCCCTGGGTCACCCGCTGGGCGCGACCGGCTGCATGATCCTCGGCACCCTGCTGGACGAGCTGGAGCGCCGGGACCTGCGCCGCGGCCTGGCCACGCTGTGCGTGGGCGGCGGCATGGGCATCGCGACGATCATCGAGAGGGTCTGATGGCCATCCACTACGAGCGGGACGCCGAGGGCGTCGTCACCCTCACCCTGGACATGTCGGGCTCGGCGAACGTGATGAACGCCGAGTACCACGAGGCGATGGGCGCGGCCGTCGCGCGCCTGGAGGCCGAGCGGGACGACATCGCCGGTGTCGTGCTGACCTCGGCCAAGAAGACGTTCTTCGCGGGCGGCGACCTGAACCTGCTGATCACGCTCACGCCGGAGAACGCGGGCGAGGCGCTGGGCTTCCTGGAGGACGTGAAGCGGCAGCTCCGGCGGCTGGAACTGCTGGGCAAGCCGGTCGTGGCGGCGATCAACGGCTCGGCGCTCGGCGGCGGGTTCGAGATCGCGCTCGCCTGCCACCACCGGGTGGTGCTCGACGACGACCGGATCAGGCTGGGCCTGCCCGAGGTGACGCTGGGGCTGCTGCCCGGCGGTGGCGGCGTGACGCGGCTGGTGCGCCTGCTGGGCGTGCAGCCCGCGCTGCCGCTGCTGATGGAGGGCAAGCAGCTCCGGCCCGCGCGGGCGTTGCAGGCGGGGCTCGTGCACGCCCTGGCGTCGTCGGAGGAGGACCTGGTCGAGCGGGCCCGCGCGTGGATCAGGGCCAACCCGGAGCCCCGGCAGCCGTGGGACGAGCCGGGGTACGCGGTGCCGGACGTGCGGTTCGGCGACCCGGCGGTGTACGGGCTGCTGGCCGCTGCGCCCGCCGTCCTGCGCAAGAAGACCCACGGCGCGTACCCCGCGCCGGAGCGGGTCCTCGCGGCGGCGGTCGAGGGCGCGCTGGTCGACTTCGACACCGCGCTGGAGGTCGAGGGCCGCTACTTCCTGGAGCTGGCCACCGGCCAGGTCGCGAAGAACATGATCTCCACGTTCTGGTTCCAGCTCAACGCGATCACCGCGGGCGGCTCGCGCCCGGCGGACGTGCCCGCCTCGAAGGTGACCAGGCTCGGCGTGCTGGGCGCGGGCATGATGGGCTCGGGCATCGCCGAGGTCAGCGCGAAGGCGGGCATCGAGGTGGTGCTCAAGGACGTGACGCCGGAGGCCGCCGAGCGCGGCGCGAAGGGGCTGCCCGGCATCACGCCGACCGACTCCGACGCCGACCTCGCCGGCTGCGACCTGGTGATCGAGGCCGTGTTCGAGGACCGCGCGCTGAAGAACCGGGTGCTGCCCGCCGCGGAGTCCGCCGCGCTGCCCGACGCCGTCATCGCGTCGAACACCTCGACGCTGCCGATCACCGGCCTGGCTGAGGCGGTCGCGGACCCGGCGCGGTTCATCGGGCTGCACTTCTTCTCCCCGGTGCCGAAGATGCGGCTGGTGGAGATCATCCGCGGCGAGCGGACCTCCGACGAGGCGCTGGCGCGGGCGTTCGACTACGTGCTGCAGATCGGCAAGACGCCGATCGTGGTCAACGACAGCCGCGGGTTCTACACGTCGCGGACGTTCGGCGCCTACGTCACCGAGGCCGTGTCGATGGTCGCCGAGGGCGTGTCGCCCGCGCTGATCGAGAACGTGGCCAGGCGGGCGGGCATGGCCGTCGGGCCGCTGGCGGTGTCGGACGAGGTCACGCTGACGCTACAGCTGAAGATCCGGGACCAGGCGCTGGCGGACGACCCGTCGGCGGCCGGCGCGCTCGGCGACCACCCGGCGTTCGCGGTGCTGGAGGAGCTGGTGGCGGAGGGCCGCACCGGGCGGTCCGGCGGCGGCGGGTTCTACGAGTACCCCGAGGGCGGGAAGAAGTTCCTGTGGCCGGGGCTGGCGCGGTACGCGCGCGACGACGCGGGGGTGACGGAGCGGGACGTCGAGGACCGCCTGCTGTTCGTGCAGTCGCTGGAGACCTTGCGGTGCCTGGACGAGGGCGTGCTGACGTCGGTCGGCGACGCGAACGTGGGCAGCGTCCTCGGGTTCGGGTTCCCGGCGTGGAGCGGCGGGACGCTGCAGTTCATCGTCAGCTACGGGCTGGGCGCGTTCGTGGAGCGGGCCGACTACCTGGCCGACACCTACGGCGAGCGCTTCCGGCCGCCGGCGTCGCTGCGGGAGCGGGCCGCGCGCGGCGAGCCGTTCTGACGGTTCGGGGCCCGGTCGTCACCGCCGGGCCCACCGGTTCCCGTGCCCGTCCCGGTCTGACGCGCGCCCGTGGGGAAGATCGACGCGCCGCTGTCAACCACCACCCGGTGGGCGGCGAAACCACCGCGGGATGGTCCCCGGCCCTCCCGGTCCGGCCGCAGACTGGTCCTCGTCGCGACAACGCCGCGGGAACCATCCCGCCGGGGCGATCGGATCGCGACGGCCAGGCACACCGGACATTCGCCGCAAGCGACTGTCCGACACCGGGAGGATGATTCGATGATTCGTCGACTCGCGGCGGGGCTGCTGGCGGCAGCAGCCCTGGTACCGCTCTCCGCCACGTCCGCGCAAGCCGCGCCGTACGCCTGCGACGCCAGGCACGTCTGCCTGTGGCAGGGCATCGACTTCACGCTCGGCAGGCAGGTCATCTCGGGGTTCGCCGAATACACCGATCTCGGCGCGGCTTTGAAGGACCAGGCGTCGAGCTGGGGCAGCAGCACCAACCAGCAGGTGATGTGCGTGTTCGACTGGGTCAACGGCAATCGGCAGGTCATCGGCAGGCTGGCGCCGGGCAACCGCACGCCGTGGGTGGGCGACGGCGCCAATGACAGGTCCGATGCGGTCGGCTGGTGCTGACGTGGCGTGCCACCCGCCTGCCCGCGGGCGGGTGGCACGCCACCGGCGTCGGAATTCGCGATTCGGGGTGCCGGCGCTGACCGTGCCGGCGCTGACCGTGCTGGCACTGACCGTGCCGGCACTCCTGTCGGCATGTGCCCCGTCCGCTCGCGATGACGCGCCGCCCGCCCCGACGGGGGTCGCGGACCGCATCTCCGGCTTGCGGGCCGAACCGGTGGACGGGGCGACGGCGGAGGATGCGACGCGGGCCGCCGACGCCTACGTCGAGCTGTTCGAGAGCACGATCGCGGCGCCACCGGCCGAGGTCCCCGCCTCGTTCTCCGACGTCGCGGCCGGGGCGGCACTCGCGCGGGTGGCGGAGCAGATCGGGGTCATGCACCGCAACGGACTCGCGGCCAGGGGGCGGACCGATCCCGCGTTCGACGTCGTGGGCCGCAGTGGGGACACCGTCTACGTCACCTCCTGCACGCCGGAAGGGCGGATCGGCATCGTCCACGTCGGGACCGGCGCTCCGGCGGAACGCGCGGGCGACGACTTCGCGGTCGTGCTGTTCGGGCTGCGCCTCGACGGTGGCCGCTGGAAGGTGAGCGAGGTGGAGACGTTCACTGTGGTGGATTGCCCGACTCCGTCGGGCGGCTCGGCCGCCTATTAGTCAGCGGCACACAGCGCGTGTTCCGCCGATCGAAAACATGATCGGCGGAACACGCGCCCCGCCGTCACCGATGACCACGTGGTCGCCGGAGGTGTAGGCGCACGCCCGACAGTGGTCCGATGTGGACGTTGGGCGAACCGGTCCAGTCGGCGCTCATCGGGTACCGCAGCGGGATCTGCCGCGCGCCTTGCGTGACCGACGCCGTGACGTCGACCGGCGAGCCCACGCGGACGGTGCGCGGCGCGGACAGGGTCAGCGCGTCCACGTGCGGCCGGATCTCCGCCGCTACCCACTCCTGCCCGTGTCGCGGTCGCGGGGTTGACGCCGACCAGCGACCAGCCGGAGAACCCCCTCGGCGGACGCCTTGCCGGAGTTGCCGTTGATCAGGTAGGGCACACCGTCCACTCTGGACCCGTGGAACGCGCCGACGAACTGCGCACCCTTGCCGGTGGCGCGGCGGAGCCAGCCAGTCCTCCACCACGTCGGCCTCCAGCCGGTCGCCGAGCGTCGTCGGTCACCGTGAACGCGGTCCACTCGCCGCGGCCGTGCCCGTGGGCCCACGCGCCGAGCGCCAGCGGCCGGCCCTCCACGACGATCGGCTTCGGCAGGATAGCGTACGCCGTACGCGTACCGGTGGACCGGCCGAAGTCGTAGGACAGCTTCAGCCCGGCGCGACCGGGCGGGTGGTGCGGACGGTCTCGATGCGCCGCGCCGGGTCGACCGCGGACCGGGCGGCGACGGCGTCGGGCAGGTCGAGGACGCCCGCGCCGGCGCGCTCGGGCGACGGGAGGTCGGCGGCGCCGGGCGGTGCGGCGATGCCGGGCGGAGTGGCGGTGCCGGGCGGTGCCGGGCGGAGTGGCGATGCCGGGCGGCGTGGCGGCGCCGAAGGATGCGGCGGCGCCGAAGGGCGCGGCGTGCGC
Coding sequences:
- a CDS encoding 3-hydroxyacyl-CoA dehydrogenase NAD-binding domain-containing protein, yielding MAIHYERDAEGVVTLTLDMSGSANVMNAEYHEAMGAAVARLEAERDDIAGVVLTSAKKTFFAGGDLNLLITLTPENAGEALGFLEDVKRQLRRLELLGKPVVAAINGSALGGGFEIALACHHRVVLDDDRIRLGLPEVTLGLLPGGGGVTRLVRLLGVQPALPLLMEGKQLRPARALQAGLVHALASSEEDLVERARAWIRANPEPRQPWDEPGYAVPDVRFGDPAVYGLLAAAPAVLRKKTHGAYPAPERVLAAAVEGALVDFDTALEVEGRYFLELATGQVAKNMISTFWFQLNAITAGGSRPADVPASKVTRLGVLGAGMMGSGIAEVSAKAGIEVVLKDVTPEAAERGAKGLPGITPTDSDADLAGCDLVIEAVFEDRALKNRVLPAAESAALPDAVIASNTSTLPITGLAEAVADPARFIGLHFFSPVPKMRLVEIIRGERTSDEALARAFDYVLQIGKTPIVVNDSRGFYTSRTFGAYVTEAVSMVAEGVSPALIENVARRAGMAVGPLAVSDEVTLTLQLKIRDQALADDPSAAGALGDHPAFAVLEELVAEGRTGRSGGGGFYEYPEGGKKFLWPGLARYARDDAGVTERDVEDRLLFVQSLETLRCLDEGVLTSVGDANVGSVLGFGFPAWSGGTLQFIVSYGLGAFVERADYLADTYGERFRPPASLRERAARGEPF
- a CDS encoding acetyl-CoA C-acetyltransferase; this translates as MSDALIFDAVRTPRGRGKRGALHGVKPITLASGVLAALAARNDLDTSAVDDVVFGVVSPVGEQGADIARTAVLAAGWDLRPAGVQLNRFCASGLEAVNLAAAKVASGFEDLVVAGGVESMSRVPMGSDGGAWMADPETNLATNFVPQGVSADLIATLEGFRREDVDAYALESQRRAARARAEGRFDRSLVPVVDRNGVVVLDHDEAIRPDTTAEGLAALKPSFAFHGDLGFDAVAIDRYPTVERIDHVHTPGNSSQIVDGAAAMLIGGERVGRDLGLTPRARIASVAVVGTEPTVMLTGPAPAARKALDRAGLSVEDVDLFEVNEAFSSVVLKFRRELDLPAEKVNVNGGAIALGHPLGATGCMILGTLLDELERRDLRRGLATLCVGGGMGIATIIERV
- a CDS encoding peptidase inhibitor family I36 protein; this translates as MIRRLAAGLLAAAALVPLSATSAQAAPYACDARHVCLWQGIDFTLGRQVISGFAEYTDLGAALKDQASSWGSSTNQQVMCVFDWVNGNRQVIGRLAPGNRTPWVGDGANDRSDAVGWC